A window of Hordeum vulgare subsp. vulgare chromosome 5H, MorexV3_pseudomolecules_assembly, whole genome shotgun sequence genomic DNA:
actataaccccatcagacggtatttgggatgcccagttccatgcttaaatcgaaaacataacggtaaaacaagactccccccggattgatgtttgtatggacggtacccgaggattcggctagccgtggagtgtgattgattggtggtgggggagttaaaactttacttttctgtttgggaaccgcctatagcatgagtagcatggaagatattgagaactgttggtcattgcgttgacaatgaaagcatgccacccaaaattattatctctgtattcaaaagcttgagctctggcacctctgcaaatcaatgcttccctctgcgaagggcctatctatttatttcctgttgagtcatcctcctcttatataagcaccaattatagagcacctttgtcatttttatgctttgcttttgattgatattgagtacgactatgactggatcttcgttgctatgaattacaatgtttagtcagcccttgatctttgaaagttctctgcatttatgttttgcggtctcagaaagagctagcgagataccaccacttcatattgcttcatgcttgttttgattgaagtgttggtatttgaaactcattattatttgctcgttagctgattatgtcattgatattagtttaccgtgagacctttgtgtcatttgcttatgtggttaactcgtgatcttgctgaaattctggttatgagttagaataGTTGcaccaacaagatcaaacagagtttgtcaaagtttttctttctctctcagtttgtcaactgagttgcttgatgacaagcaaggttttaagcttgggggagttgatacgtctccatcgtatctacttttacaaactcttttgcccttgttttggactatgatttgcatgatttgaatggaactaacctggactaacgctgttttcagcagaattgccttggtgttatttttgtgcagaaatcaaagttctccaaacgtcctgaagatTTACGGagagtagttttggaaaatatcaaaaatatctgcgccaagttccacctcagggggtgggctagtgggccacaagaccctgctccgccaccacccccctggtggcggtgggcaggcttgtggggcccacaggcagctgccggccccaactccagctctataagttgtctttcatcccagaaaaaataaaaagagaagttttcgtcgcgttttcgatacggaggcgccgccaccacctgtccttcatctggagggcagatctggagtccgtattgggctccggagaggggaaatcgtcgccatagtcatcatcaaccttcttccctctccaattccataaagctcttcgtcgttcgtgagtaatctattcgtaggctcggtgggcggtgatgagtagtatgagatctatcatgtattcgagttagttttgatggcgattgatccctagtatccactatgttctgagatttgatgttgctactacttttccatgcttaatgcttgtcactagggcccgagtgccatgattttagatatgaaattattatgttgtcaccattatatgtgtgttttagatccgatcttgcaagttgtagttacctactatgtgttatgatccggcaaccccggagtgacaatagtcggaaccactcccggtgacgaccatagtttgaggagttcatgtgttcaccaagtgctaatgcgttggtccggttctttattaaaaggagaaccttaatatctcgtagtttccttttagaccccgctgccacgggagggatggacaatagatgtcatgcaagttcttttccctaagcacatatgacgacaaacggaatgcatgcctacatcacattgacgaacgggagctagccacttatctctccgtgttatagctgttgcatgatgaatatcatccaaacaaatcaccgacccattgcctacgagtttgttctattactgctgttacttgtcttgctcttctgctgctactactgctactactgttgttacttgttttgctctgctgctgctagtactgttgctactgctgtttcttgtcttgctctgctgctactacttctgctactactcgtgttacttgttttgctctgctgctactgttgctacttgctactgctgtcactactactgttccttgccactgctattgctcgttacactgctgctacctactacactgttgattcaccggccgttgacgggaactgacaacttccgtcaacacggcaacgaaggcgccattgatacaattgttaggaatagtctgctgttaacagatcgtttctgacaccgttgttatcatactactttgttgtcactactgtgcttgcagatactaatctttcaggtgtggttgaatccgacaaattcaactgctaatactcgagaatactcctttcggcgatctacaaattgggtcgaatactctaccctcgaaaactgctcccttcaacagcattcttctagtttcattactgggaagtgctatcagcattcttctggtgccgttgcaggagaaggtttgttgttataagcattcgtctagttaacgccagagattgcgcagatcagggtgctccaactagtccatcacaaattaccacaagccacatagaaatcctcgatcacgacactcgcgatctcgtcggattccttagtggaaaacctcaactctaagattacccaaagcaccaccggaatcccgatgcacaagatatctcgtcaaaggtaaaactaatccagcaaggccgcccggcgtgtcgacgatcctgataggagtcgtgtatctcgttctcaggacacgatggatgagcgacaagtacggtggcctgatagaaatcacccaagttgccctgggttggccccgcacagtgctctgttttggaccagcaccatcagcactggtcctccctgtattatgtagaattactccacgggtagcgctaactccctatgcatttcagtgttaacaaaattattatgttgggcaaatgtagaaccaatgttgggccttgccagaccagctttaatctaaaacgaattatcaagggggtccccataacaaccccgatcgtgttaggagcgctcatttatggaacataacatcggtagtcgaaactaagggggcaaaggtggaacaaaacaccaggctagaaaaggccgagccttccaccttttaccaagtataaaggtgcattaaattaaatagcatttaatatggtgatatgacaaggaacccatgttatcacatggaagcaactgcacctgcaactagcaacgctaacacaaggttaagcaagcggtaacatagccaatcagtggtttgctaggtcgaacaggttgaaggttttcatggcattgttgagaggctgatatttaacatgtggtagacaacgagacataatcgatagaaacggtaaaactagcatggcaatgatagtaatggtatctcgggaaatggtcatcttgcctgagatcctgcttggaagaagaatgactccgtgaagcagacgaaccgatgtagtcgaacgggtcctcacaatccgacacgcttgcggagctctatcgagacgggggaaaccggaaacaagcatcaagacacgatattcaccacacgatgttcaccacacgatgcacaacacaaatgatgcatgatcaggtgaACACATGCAGGACACGGCataacaattcacacaatcaaacactacacgttaagtgaagttcaatatggaacgagttgcatattgacgaaactccgcgtttaattatttagttctatcccgattagatacacgtcaatattaaatgttgttaaacatggcaagaggtgaagcgtaattaaactacctatctaggcatcttCGAAACGAcgtcatatgttaatttacaattctatccagatctgaactaacacatttaattagttgttaaacagaaaaacaaatatgttcacgtgattctacgcgtcgttacaagcaatttacacatagataacatctccaatggagctacggatcaaatgatacggacaccgcaagatatgatggcatgaatgcaatatgtgtgcaacgacggtcacgagcacttcaaaacatacaaccagcaagagcaaatgaaactacacaagattctaagcaagtttcatgtagtacacgatcaaatcggagctacgattcaacaactacgagcaaaacaagaaatcactacaatctgccaaaatcagccacatagcattttctacgccccacaactacgggctacacaaaaccaaactactcaaccaaggcatgacactaaagagggcaagaatcactactacaaacaactaacaacaactagcatggcagcaaggaacactaggaaatgaagtcacaaaatggcatctcacacactatttcagacttagtgaaaatagcagtttatgaacctgcagttttcgatctgaaggcatatcgacagcagcaaaaacataagctacaggactccaaatggcatgaaaattcctagcttactagagaatcacaaggtctacaactaactccattgcatcaacctcaaaagagctacaaatcacaagatacaagcaagacaagacaacaacaaaatataacagattccagacttagaaatatttcagcatcactAAAactacactatttctagcaacttgagagcaagcaaaccacacctaaacatgcatttctattgcacccaaaaataccaagggctagtctaaacatcaaagaacaactccctagttgacaacttaatcaaaaaaagcacggaataaatcctacgaaatagacaagagggcaacacggcaaaatatcgcgcgaactaacttgctctaatgctaaaactaattggacaGAAAAAtccccccgaaaacatataaaatatgtggggttgcaacacaaaaatattgccacacgtaaatgcgagataaagtcctaaacacgggaaataaactagcggcaaatccctacacgcaaaaatatcaatgaccattctaaaatacatggcaagagggttcctaaaacatggacatttctactacagAATTCGAGCAACCCGGGCTTGCGCAAAAAATAAATGCGGGcgtctatcctattggaacaacatgTTAATCTTTGCATTTGGCACGGCAAACCATGTCAAACAAATGTGCAAGTcttataatcggattctacacgcaaaactacaccaaaaccatatacaactcatcgccaTACGACTTACGAATTTAAAGTTACGGGGCTTTTATTATACGTCTAATTCCTGTAATTTATCTAATTCGAAAATTCCTAATTTCCAACGGGCCTAACACAGGCGCAACATAGCTATTCTAAGCCACGGGCGGGGATTAAACTCGGGACGCACCTGGAGGGGCCTCTTGGGCCGGATCTGGCCGGGAGGTAGCTGGAGAGGCTTGGCTTGGGCCGGCTCCGGGGCGGATCTGGCCGACGGGCCGAGGAGGCAAGGCCCAGACGCTggcatctccttcctcccgatTCCGATGGGATCGAGGCAGCGGCGGCTGGCGTCGGGTGGCTGCAGCACAGAGATCTGGCGCGGGGAGGCACGGCTCACGGGGCGGCGACTGGCCGGCGGCGTCCTCCTGGGCCAGCGACGGGGCACCACGCCAAGGGGAGACGGCGGGGCGAGGTTCCAGGCGGCGGGGCCCGGCGGCTCGGGCGGGATCCAGGCGGTGGCAGGGCTGCGGCGGGGAGGCACGACGGGGCACCTCGGGGCTCCGGCTCGGAGGCTGCAGGGCTCTACGAGGAGTCGGCGGCGGCTCGGCTGATCCGGGCCCGGCGGGCCGGATCTGGACTCgcggggcccgcggcggctggggctgaggagagagaggagagagagagtggctagggtttgggggtaggcacggatttcgaggcagggGAGAGTGGGCTGTCTAAAATAAGcacggggtctatatatagacatatggggggctaggttaaccataGTTCCGTTCCGGATCCAATTGTACAGTCGGAATCAGATAATTCCGAATGCaggaacgggtaagtggccgtgtagggtggtttaccggagacgagagggaaaatgggcggtGCGGCAACGCATTTTAAAACAccaatgtcgtgggtataagcctgacagtagatttgtagggtacgaaaaggatgggcagagtcccagctacggcgaggatgtatgagttcgggcccctctgcggtggaggtaataaccctacgtctcagtgctcagggagctttgttgtcgagtggaatagggaatacaatgagttgctaacccctttaccagtgggggagggtggcttatatagagtgcgctgccctccacaacggttccggtacaggggtggagtagtggcgattgaatgtgtacgttacaggtaatgtacgcccttaatgctaataaatgcacccgaaaacgtacgaccgtttccctccatggggttacgatgtaccgagtgatatacagtcggttgactcgatatgctccgaatgctagtcgccgactggaggaccgagggtatgttaccgactggacgacagggattccttaattcagtcggagttgactaagggtcttgtcctctgcgaggggtagtccctgggtaggacctacatggctggcctatgaccctaccctaggactataaccccatcattagtccccgaatggattggggttggaacgacgaagcgatgtttgaagttggatccgactggaacggactcggcttgggcgttgcttgcctcggtccatttcgacttttctgatcgacgatccgagtggaagtactcgcgaaacagactgtcgggagccgagtgcttTGGCGGCATCTTCTAACGCGACCGGTCAATTGacaacggcggattttccgggatcctcaaatttcggtttccgcgcgctcagcggggatgacgccagcgcactcgagtagcgcctgacgcctcgattctcgcgccttcaacctctccactaatatcgccgcggtgggtcggggggataaggtttcggggccacctgccagcgacccagtcggaaccctatttaaatctcagTGGCGAGGCTTCTCCGTTACGCTCGTCGAATCCCTTGCTCTCGCCAGCTccgcccttctcgccacctccagcgctcctatactcctcccttctccttcctcccgagggctcgTAGCTgctgccatgaccaagggccagaccagcaagatggaggcgaggaagaagaaggggaagacggcggcgcctgctcagcggcggcagcggccgctgccggcgggatggatccagggcgacttcctcccctccacggtgacggagggggatctgctgcagctggtggagcacggaatgatcgtgcacaagtcctggaggctgccggcggagaacgaggttgagccagcgcctcgggagggggagcgcgtcctgctgctcagccacgtccaccgaggtttttctttgcccccgcatcctttcttcaagggcatcatgaatcacttcggggcccaacttcaccattttcctccgaatgccatcgcccatctttctgcctttatagttttgtgcgagtgtttcatcggttgccctccccattggggtttgttcaaacacatcttttccgccagatcccaaaccatcaaacgacttagccagtcggatgataagacgcatctcctccagctctgcgggggcttaggtttccagaaaaagaatcggagtagttatcctgctcttcagttaagtgagtcaGTCAGGAACtgacagtcgacgtggttctactgccaggatatcgcctgtccgaatccgtcgactgggctgcctccttttagtttagatcggcccgccccgcctaagcagctcgcgctctcgaaggcggagaagaacgacatccagcccttggttgaggcactcgtggacgttgtcaggagggggggccaccagcatagacttgctggaggtcttccttggtcgacggatccagcctctacaggctcgcgaccatgccatgtggcattacacggggcccgaagactccactcggaccaacgtggtgggcgtgactgaggagagggtgacctcgtgggtgctccaaatcacgggcccgtgcgagaatcccaaagggtctcggcgagtgaaccTTACAGCGcgggtctgttggaaatatgccctagaggcaataataaaatggttattatcatatttccttgttcatgataatcgtctattgttcatgctataattgtattaacaggaaacagtaatacatgtgtgaataaatagatcacaatgtgtccctagcaagcctctagttggctagctcgttagtcaatagatgatcatggtttcctgatcatgggcattagatgtcattgataacgggatcacatcattgggagaatgatgtgatggacaagacccaatcctaagcctagcactagatcgtattgttcgtatgctaatgcttttctaatgtgaagtatgttttccttcgaccatgagattgtgcaactcccggataccgtaggactgctttgggtgtatcaaacgtcacaacgtaactgggtgactataaaggtgcactacgggtacctccaaaagtgtctgttgggttggcacgaatcgagatcgggatttgtcactccgtgtgacggagaggtatctctgggctcactcggtacaacatcatcatgagctcaatgtgactaaggagttagtcacacgatgacgtgctacggaacgagtaaagagacttaccggtaacgagattgaacaaggtataggaataccgacgatcgaatctcgggcaagttctataccgacagacaaagggaatcgtatatgggattgattgaatccttgacatcgtggttcatccgatgagatcatcgtggagcaagtgggagccaccatgggtatccagaccccgctgatggttattggccagagaggtgtctcggtcatgtctgcctgtctcccgaacccgtagggtctacacacttaaggttcgatgacgcactacaagaaataaggtcaattatgactccctatattggtcattgattcgtcattgttgatgtttattgaccttttttgaccaaatttacaatgtcaacagttggccgtcaagaatgaacaaacttgacctttctaaaattttggtcataggtctctatcgaccaaaattttggtttggtcattacccatttgtgcgagccacgtaggatctgacgtggcaagATGatgtggcattgctagtgaccaaatggaatcatcataaatctcagatccctgtccaccaatctagcctacatgggcctggcccaatacctattttactattgaaaatgtctgattgGTTTGGATTGAAGAatttttttgctagaagcacgcatatctcaggataggcccattaaaaataaatacaacagaataaaagattgcaaataaaatgtatatttcatttcagtagcatatcacatcaaatacatTACATCATCCACCAACTCCATGCATTAAGTTTCAACGTCTAACaagggcacatcaaaataattttacatgtaCACAACAGAATACTTCTACAAGTGCAAGCGCACGAAAAAAggacccaacaagtgcacaatcgCACCTAAAGAGAGTTCCATGaagattggatgagaaccacaagtttctactcatcctcttcctctgcacaatatgctcttgccattaccgcgtgcaagaagaaaatgatggtaaGGCTTTCAGACCAAGGAAACTAGTAAAATTGCACGGACGATAACCAATGATAAAATAGTAGAAAATTGTTTTCTTACTTAGAAAATGGTGGAAATATGATGTAGGGTCGTCATGTGCTTGTGACTGCTTTTTTTGACTCCACACTGATGAAACCTGAATGCTACTACTATAACTATCTTCTCTCATAAGCTAAGAAAAAACCGGTGGTTACATTTCCTTTTTCTTATGCAACGTCCAGGTCAGGATATATCATCTTGGAGTCATGATATGTGCGGTTGTTTTTCAGGCTCATTGTAGGATGACCACTGGAAATGGGCTTCACAAGTGTAGAGGTTAAAATTATAAGTTTCAATTGCTAAAAAAAGCCTGCCCAGCACTAGATATGTACCTCCTGGAGAAAGGGGGCCGATTCCTTCAGTGGATTTTCCTAGTGAATCAGTAACTTTTAATTAGAGGCTATAATAAGACATACGGATATTCTATGTGCATAAAAAACATGGCACAACATGCAGACATTCCTATTGTACATCAGCATATGCATATCCAATAGAATACCATAAATAAACCTATGCATAAGCGTAACTGGACAATGCGGAGCACGACAAAACCAGCAGCGTCGTGTCCTACCAAAAAATTGCAGAGATAAATACAAATACCTTCATATCAGGATGCTCGGGTTCCTCCGTTGATCCATCATCAAAATTCTCTGCCGGCAAAGGCACCGACGCCGAAAACATTGTAGGGGCCGGTGAGATCTTAGATGGCAGACCAGCCTgcgaaacaaaacaaaacagttCATTTTGCACACTCAGATCCAACTGTATCATCACCTTCTGCTACCCCACATGCAGGCTCATCATAACTCGTTTGAATCGCCCGAAGCCCAACATGGCAGTTGTGCCGCATTTCAACTCACAATTTAGGAGGATTATATGTTTAGTTTTGCACAAATGTTGAGCAAGAATTATGCAGGTAAAACCAGATTTGGCTGCATTAAAATAGGCAAGGATTATCCGCTCACCATCAGGCTACCATCAGTTTAATACTTTCAGCTCAAGCATATGCTTGGCCAATAAAAATCTATCCATATGTTTAGCTATCTTAATGAACTAGTTCGAATAATTGCATGAAAATGCAAGCAGGGATTAAATCCATCAACTGTTCTACATTTTTTTGAAAACTCCAAAAAAATTGAATAATGGGGTGTGTCGGCAACTGGTTGCACAAAATCCAATCTCTTCAAACTAAGGGCCTTTTTGGAAAGCAAGAATTTCACACGAACCATTTTATTCCCCATGGGAACAGGGAAAATACCCTGTATTCCGGACAGGGCTTACTTTGTGTAACTCTCTCACAAGCTAGACATCATTTTAGTTCTATTCAGTGTTCACCAAGCCGCTAAGTACTAATCAGATGGAcaaagagcatctccaaccggGCTGGTGCATTACAAAGACAAGACTGGCATCACCCCATTATACATGCCATTAGGACACTGGTTCTCTAGCAGTTAGAGCAGATGAGAAATAAAATAAAGCACAGTACCAACAATATAGCAAGTTTACTACCATAGAATGCAGGCCATCGGAACTTTGTAACCAGTGATAATAATAAGGTAACAAGAGAAAGATTTCCTGCTACAGACATGCATGCATCTACAGTTACGGCAGGAGCATCATTCTATCAAGTATAGGACGACAACTAATTATTCAATTGTCAGGGGAATGTTGTTAAATTGTGTCTCAAGGAAATTCATTGCAAGCATCAAATCGATGCACacaatatgaacatgcatgcactGCACCTGTGTGCACCTATCT
This region includes:
- the LOC123395449 gene encoding uncharacterized protein LOC123395449, which translates into the protein MMNDCIIASFLMWVLGNITLVGTEPLDPHPACQYSRKLQIRAGLPSKISPAPTMFSASVPLPAENFDDGSTEEPEHPDMKENPLKESAPFLQEWSSYNEPEKQPHIS